TTAGAAGAGATTAGAGTGAAGGTTATGGATAGGATGACTACCATGAGAGAATTTTCAACAAGGTGGATTTCTTATGTATCTCCTATAACAATGAGGTACATAGAGGAACAATGTCAATATGCAGTTAGGCATGAATTTTAATGGAATGGGGACACTGGGTATGAGATACAACATGAGATATACAAATATATTGTTGACTCTGTTAACAATACGTGCACATGCAGATCATGGCAGCTCAGAGGAATACCATTCTCCCATGCAATATATGCAATATGTTTTAGGAGATTTGAGCCTGCTGGCTATGTTGTTCACTGGTACAGGAAAGAAACATACATGAATGCTTTCAGTTGTTACATACATCCAGTAACCAACATGGAGATGTGGCCATCAACTCAGAATCCCACTGTTGAGCCTCCTGTAATTACTAAGATGCCTGGTAGACctaagaaaaatagaagaaaagctCAATATGAAcctaaaaagaagattggtaagAGATCAAGGAAAGGGACACCAATAACATGCTCTCATTGTAAGACAGTAGGCCATAACAAGAAGGGGTGTCCTATCCTGGTAAATGATCAGATAATTCATTCATTTGTTTTCTGTTTGTGACTTGTATTTGTTTGTTTCtataacttttttttttgaaatttcatAAAGGACAAGGATCTGGAACTATTTGTACCAGAAATGCTAATGCTACTCAAGGAACAACTCAACTATCAACTGCTACAAGTGGTTCTGGAATTGCTGGTACCAGAAATACTCGGGCTACTCAAGCTGCTCAAAGAACAGCTCAACCATCAGTTGCTGTAAGTAGATATAGAATTGCTGGTACCAGAAATACTCAACCATCTCAGGTTGCAAGTGGAGCTGGAATTGCTGCTACCAGAAACACTCAACCATCAGTTGTTGCAAGTGCATCTATAAGTATGCATTTTTACTTTAGTTAAGCTATAACTCAACCATTATTTTTACATTATTAGATGGTACTTTATCCTATATCAGAATACTGGGAGTATGAGATTAAGGACTTCTGAGGATATTCTATCTAGTGTTAGAGGAAATCCAAAAGCTACTGGACTTCAAGAAAGACCAAGAATTGTTGGATTTGGTATCTTGTTTAGTGATTCAGGGACAATGATAGAAATGGTAAGTGATTtgaatttggatttttatttagagATCAGTAGTTTGGGTGCTAATTTGACTTTCTATGCAATATGGATCAAGAGATATGGTACTTTCTGATCCTACAAAAATAGTGGATGTTGGGCAGACCAATATTGATCTTGGACACAATGCACATGGACTAAGGTGGCAAGGAAGAAATGCAATAACACAAAGGTAACTTCAACAACAATTGAGGAGAAGACAAACTCAAGCAAGCCTTAGCCAATTTCAAGTCCATTCTTCATCTCAACCAAGCCAGTCTCCATGTCCCAACTTGAGCTAATCTCAGCAAAGCATCAACCACTCTTAACCATAATGATCTGCTGAATATTTATTTTTGTGATAGCTTAACTCTGTTAGTTGCAGAACTTAATTTGTAGGTTAACTATGGATGTTTAAGTATGGCTTTTATTTTTTCACAATGTTTAAATTGTTTCTGCTACTAGACAACTTTCAGTAGCTAATTTTGTCAACCAAAAAGGCTGATCGAACTTGGTTGTTTATATATGTTTGCTTATTTATATCAAACATTGCTTTTCATTCCACAACAATTCATCATACATTTTGTCATTTTCATTGTACATAGGGTTATGAAGAAAATTACAATGATTAGTGCTAACTAGACTAAGAAAGAAATTACAATGATTAATGCTAATACAACAACTGAAGTTACAATTATCTTCACCCTCTTCATATGTTGTAGTCGATCTCTCTCTCTAATTCTTGATAACATCCCTGAAATTACTAGTTTGTAGTGATCTGGAAGAGGTGGGTCAAACCACCTAAAATAATTACAAGAATTGTTTCGACCATAATTTGAGCACCCATAAAACCTTCTTCCTAGATTTGTTGGCTTCCAAGTATTGCAAAACTTAGTTTCAACTCCACAATGAAAAAATATAGGACTTTGCATCATTTTCACGGtctgaaaaaggaaaaaaatttaaatagagcttcaaatttttaaaaagtaGAGGAATGGAGCTTCAGATTCTATATAATGGAGGAATAATGTATTTTACAAGGAATGAATAAGAACCCACTTAAATACAACCCATTTTGGACCGTTGGGCGTTGGGAAAAAGGCTTTCACACTCTTGTGCATCGTGTTTCTTACGCAACAGGCTGATTAGAACCAACTGACGCCACATGGGCATGGTCAATGATTAAATGTGTTTATTATTTAAGGGAATATGAGTTCGAGTATTCAAATGAGAAAGTTTAAAGTGCATGTATTGGTTTTCAAATGACCTTAGAATGATAATATAGTCAATCGTATACTTCATCTCTTGGCTAGGAACTGGATTGTCTCTATTGCTCATATCTACAGTGATGCTTATTCAGTAGTTGATGGTTTAGCCAATTTGGCCTTTAATCAAAAACGTCGTTTTGAATGCCATGCGCTTCTGCTTTCTAGCATTTCTTTGCGTGTCGCGAGAGATGTTATTGTGGTTTCACTTCCCCGCTTGATTTCTAGCTAGTtttcttttattgcttttatTTTCCTAtcaatagaaagaaaaaaatatgaaATGGAAAACATCGGAATTGGTCTCTACTCTCTAACCATAGAAGGTCCACATAGAAAGTCTAGTTATTCGACCTCGGTACCGGTACTCAAAACCAAAGAAAATCTAGTTATTGGACCTTAGGTGTTCAATAAAAGAGGGCTTTTTCACTTTTAGGCAACGCCGAAAACTATTTACATTTGGTAGCCGAAAAAGTATATGAAATTTGTATAATtattgtatataacatacaaaatgtgatatatatatattatacaaaaaatattttttttggctGTTATTTTGAGAGCGGTTATACAGTGCCAATTTTCCAATAAAAGAAGACGTGATAATTGCACGaagcgccctatttggtcgcccccatttaacctatactcatattttaatttttttaaacctATACCCTAATTTTGACAACTTCAGATGCATCATCTCCTTCCTCCTAACCTATGCGCTCCtttcttcctcatcttctttTTTCTATCAAACACATGAGACTTTATATAAGTATTATTGATTGAATTTGTAAAGTTTTTATTAAATCTTATCAACTGCCGCATTCTATGTTGAAGGATGAGTAAATAAAACTCAACAAACTGGTTAAAGTAGGTGTGGTTTGTATCTTTCCCCGATCCATCCTTCTTAAACATACAACATCAACTGACTACTACACGCCCTCTCTTCCAAGTTACCTGCCACAAGAATGGCACATGCATGTGAAATTTATTATACACAATAGTTGCTCTCGCGATCTCTTGGAATTAGCTTACCCCTTGCTTTATGATATCATCTGCAGAAAAAACGACGGAAAAGGGCTGCGGATCTGAAAAATTAAAGATAGGAAAAATAACTTCAGAACATTATCAAAAAAATCAGTTAAAACTTCAGCACAATTtggcttaagttatattttaaagccaTCTAACTTCAAAGGAAGGCAGAACACAACTTTGGCTTTAAGATTGCTGAAGTTTagcaaatataaaataaaaactccAACTCCTAGAAtgttgaagttcagcaaatacaaaaGAAAACTTTAGCTCTTAGAGTGCTAAAGTTCAACAATTACAAAATAAAACTTCacctcctagaatgctgaagttcaacaattacaaaataaaaacttcagccaaaacatGCTGTAGTTTTATTGAATTGAAGTTAGccattgcactatgaactgaagtttgtgtgattgcctttgcaagtcagtccaaacttcaggcaaaaatatctgaagttttgctttgataaggctacacttcaggcaaaacattctgaagttcaaacttgaGACATAAAttttgctacttcaggcccgtatgtctgaagttacctgaaaagtgggtacgcttgcaatTGTTTTTGCAAAATGGCTATAAGTTAAAATGTGACCCAAAaactgggtatagatgcaaatctCCCAAAGAAGACAAGCTTTAGCCCAAAAGTCATCTAACCCAGGCCCAAATTTTCTAACTTACAAAGCCCAAAATGGCTCAAAAGGCCCAATCTTTAGAAGTTACAAGCAGTTGATACAGTTAACTCCTAACGACATCGTTTTTCACCTTCCCAAAATCTTCTCTTTAAACCCCTATCCTTTTAAACTGACACACTCCAAAAACCTCACTTGAACTCCGGCGAGCGGTAAAACCCCTCCGACAAAACTCCGGCGAACATGCCGTTCACCCTTTTCTCTCTTCCACCTTTCCCTTCACTTCTCCACCATAACCCACCACCCCTCCAATTCAAACCCTTCACTTCCCTCCACCATCTCCGCCTCAAGTACCCCACCACCCTCACCACCGTCTCCGCCATTGGCGCCGACGGAAAATACTACCCCAACCCCTCAGATGATGACCCACCTGAAGCACCAGAAGATTCAATGCATGGTGTTAACAAATTCCAGCAAATTCAACGCCAAGCAGCTAAAGCAAAAAAGCAACAAGAAGAGCTTTTTAAAAAAGAACAGTCCATTTTCGTAAATGCATTAGCTGACGTGGAAGATGCACCTGATAATCCTGCTTTAAATGATAATGACAATTCTGGGGATGATTTATTTGGTGAAATTGATAAAGCTATTGCCTTGAAAAGAAAAGAGTTTGTTAAACAAGGCCTTTTAAAGCCTAACCCTCCCAAGAACTCAACTTTAGTTGAATCtgaagttgaaaatgttgatGAATTAGAGCCTGAAGAAGTTGTTGATTTAGAGGAGATTGATGGACTTAGTGGTTTGGCTGAAATTGAAGAAAGTgatgaagaaaaatcagattttgagGTAAGTGATGATATGGGTAAGAGTGAGTTTTCTGATTTATCTTCatttgatattgattttgatgaGTTTGGTAAAACTAAGCCAAGAATTGTGGAGCCTAAGTTTAGGATGAGTTTAGCTGAGCTTTTAGATGAGAGTAGAGTAGTGCCGTTATCAGTATATGGAGATTTAGAGGTTGGGATTAGTGGTGTACAACACGATTCAAGGTTGGTTGAGAGTGGTGATTTGTTTGTGTGTTGTGTTGGGAGGAAAACTGATGGACATTTGTATTTGTCTGAGGCTGATAAGAGAGGGGCTGTTGCTGTTGTAGCTAGTAAAGAGATTGATATTGAGGAAACTTTGGGGTGTAAAGCATTGGTTATTGTGGAGGACACGAATGCAGTGCTTGCAGTGTTAGCTGCTTCGTTTTATAGGCATCCGTCTAAGAGTATGACGTTGATTGGGATTACGGGAACTAATGGGAAGACTACAACGTCTTACTTAATAAAGGCAATGTATGAAGCAATGGGGTTGAGGACGGGCATGTTGAGTACAGTAGGGTATTATATTTATGGGGATAACAAGTTGGAGTCTCCTCATACGACTCCCGATGCAGTTTTGGTTCAGAAACTGATGGCGAAGATGGTTCATAACGGGACGGAGGCTTTGGTAATGGAGGCTTCTTCTCATGGATTGGCATTAGGTCGGTGTGATAAGGTTGATTTCGACATTGCAGTTTTTACAAACTTGACGCGGGATCATTTGGATTTTCATGGGACTGAGGAGGAGTATAGGGATGCTAAGGCTAAGCTGTTTGCGAGGATGGTGGACCCAGCACGACACCGCAAGATTGTAAATATTGATGATCCTAATGCAGCTTTCTTTTTAGCACAAGGAAACCCAGATGTGCCGATTGTGACTTTTGCAATGGAGAATAAGAGTGCTGATGTTCATCCCTTGAAGTTTCAATTATCTCTCTTTGAGACTCAAGTGTTGGTCAACACACCTCAAGGCATATTGGAAATATCTTCTGGCTTGCTTGGAAGGCATAACATCTATAACATTCTTGCTGCAGTCGCTGTTGGAATTGCGGTTGGAGCACCGTTGGAGGACATTGTCAAAGGTATTGAAGAGGTTGATGCAGTCCCTGGTCGGTGTGAGTTGATAGATGAGGAACAGGCTTTTGGAGTAATTGTTGACTATGCTCATACCCCTGATGCTTTATCTAGACTACTTGATTATGTGAGAGAGCTTGGCCCTAGGAGGGTTATAACGGGTAAGCAATCaaaaacaccccccccccccccccccggttaAATTTATCGTGTTAAACATTATGTATGCTTCTCCACATAATAACTTACGTGCAGCAAAATTTTCAAGCTTCATGTTAGACTGCTAATTTCTAGTGTGGGCTTGGAAAGTTCCCATGTTCATAGAACCGTGGTTTATAGACAGACACAGATATTTAGATATGTATTTTTGTGTGTGTTATTCTGgatgaaaagaaaatgtaaatgAATTGGGAAACGACCTTGCATTTATACACATAGTTTGTATGGTGCCTTTGAGAACCAAAATTAAGCAAGTCCAACTTGGTTATTTTGTCAAAGgattttgaaatatttcaaaattaCTAGTATATACACACGCTAGGCCTTAAAGTTAGGGGTGTTCGCCCTGCAGAAGATGCACTGTACCCAGCTGCCCCGGCACAATCTTGCTTTGCCTGAGGCATGGCCCAAATTTTGAATGTTAGCCCTTTTATCGTGATTAGCATTTCTCATATATGTTTGCAAATCTTCTTTTTTCTGCTATCTATTACTTTTGACTGAGGAAAACCTGTTTCGTTGCTTGAAGTTTTTGGTTGTGCTGGTGAGAGCGACAGAGGGAAGAGGCCCATAATGGCAAAGATTGCGACAGATAAAAGTGATGTGACGATTCTGACATCTGACAATCCAAAGACTGAGGATCCTTGTAAGTATCATAGCTTGAGGAAGATATACCAGAGAAGGTTTCTCAAAATAATCATATTAGAGATTATTTGGCTGTCTTTCTCTTTTTCACTATAAGATCATAGATCATTGAAATATGCACTGGTAGTTGCGGATCTGTTCCTAGAAAAATAGTCTGTTTCAGTGTCCTATCTGATATTACATATGCTACAGTAGGCTGGATTCAGATCTCTCTTGCTCACTAGTTTTCCCTCGCCTCTTATCTGCTGTGGCACTGTCTATGCACTCAATTCTGGTTAGATTAGTGTCGATTTCGATTTCTTCACATGTTTGGGAGTCCGACACTGAAGCTATAACATCTCATCTTCTCTCAGTGGACATCTTGGATGATATGTTGGCTGGTGTGGGATGGTCAATGCAGGACTACTTGAAACACGGAGAGAATGATTATTACCCCCCTCTCCCCAATGGCCATAGACTCTTCCTACATGATATCAGACGTGTGGCTGTGCGCTGTGCCGTTGCCATGGGTGAGGAAGGTGATATAGTTGTAAGTTCCTTGCGTCCATTCTTCTTCTGTTGTCCTTGTTATTTGTTTTCAAAAGCTAGCCAATGGTACAGGCTACAACTTACATGGGTAAAAACATATTCATAATAGAAGTTCTTACTAGGTGATTCAcattctcaaaaaaaaaagttCTTACTAGGTGATTCAATTTTATTTGTGTTGTTTAATCCAGTTTATTTTAACCACCCTGCAGGTGGTTGCTGGCAAAGGCCATGAAACATGCCAAATAGAAGGTGACAAAAAGGAATTTTTTGATGATCGAGAGGAATGTAGAGAAGCTTTGCAGTATGTTGATGAACTTCACCAAGCTGGAATTGACACAAGTGAATTCCCATGGCGGTATGTACCTTTGTCTTCTGTCTCAATGTTATACTGTAGTTGTCATACAACAGTTATGCAACTATTACTAGTTGAGGTCTTCATCAAATCATTATAGTTTTAATGCTAGCAATTCAGTGGAAGCTAGAACTTTGTAAAGGTCCTTGTATGATGGGCAAATATAGAAAAGGAAGTTTCTACCTTTGCTTTTTGTAAATACAATACTCTAGTTCTTCTTTGATAGCTAAAGGATTCGAGGTAACTGTGTTAAACTGGTTTCGCTGCATTTAAAGGAAAAGATAACGATGGGCAACGCCACACTTACCCAATCGTTCTTCATTATTGATCTTTGTATTAAAACGAACAAAGAAAAAGAAGGCCAGAGAATAGGAATATGAATAAAATTCTTAGTCTGGATAGGATGAGGCCACTTTAATTCTGGCAGTAAAATTAATACTCTAATTGATGCTGCTATAGGTTACCGGAGAGTCATTGATATTATGCCAGAAAGTGTATGTTAAGATCTTGAAAGTGAGCTGACAGCGGATAGCCATTGTGGAGTGCCCATTTAACTTGAATCAGCACTGTAAGTTTCTTTCttaaccctcccccccccccccccaaaaaaaaaaaaatcacgaaGAGCTTGTTTATTTCCTCTTAGTTTGATCCTTTTATCTGAAGTATAAGGCTCTTTTTTTGGGGCAGATTAACACTTTGCCGCTGTAACATGTTGGTGATCTTCCTGAGAAACAGCAACATGTTCCCCAGAGCAGAGTCCAGTTTTGTAAGAACCTGAAGCCTGACTTTGACAAGGATCTCCATCTCTAGAATGAGATTTGTTGAGGGCTTCTCGGCTCTCCCACCCTTCGCTGAATTATGTTTGTATAGGTGAAAGTACATAGAGATAAAAGAGCAATTTGTTGAGTTGAGAATCTGTTTCTGTTGTTTCAGATTAGGACTTCCTGTCTAAACTTACTAGAGAATAGTAAGCTCAGTTGTCCTCTGTCTCTTCGATTCCGACTTGTTTGGGACTTAGAcatagttgttgttgtatacATAAATGACCATCTCCTTTAGGCTTAGCACACCAATTATCTGTTATCTCTACACTTTTTATCTACTATCTATTGCGCTACTTGGCTACAGGCATAGTGATGAAGTTAAACTAGGCAGTGTCTCGGTATTTGCCTCCCCCTGAACACTTCAATGCATAGAGTTA
The DNA window shown above is from Nicotiana tomentosiformis chromosome 8, ASM39032v3, whole genome shotgun sequence and carries:
- the LOC104095612 gene encoding UDP-N-acetylmuramoyl-L-alanyl-D-glutamate--2,6-diaminopimelate ligase MurE homolog, chloroplastic — protein: MPFTLFSLPPFPSLLHHNPPPLQFKPFTSLHHLRLKYPTTLTTVSAIGADGKYYPNPSDDDPPEAPEDSMHGVNKFQQIQRQAAKAKKQQEELFKKEQSIFVNALADVEDAPDNPALNDNDNSGDDLFGEIDKAIALKRKEFVKQGLLKPNPPKNSTLVESEVENVDELEPEEVVDLEEIDGLSGLAEIEESDEEKSDFEVSDDMGKSEFSDLSSFDIDFDEFGKTKPRIVEPKFRMSLAELLDESRVVPLSVYGDLEVGISGVQHDSRLVESGDLFVCCVGRKTDGHLYLSEADKRGAVAVVASKEIDIEETLGCKALVIVEDTNAVLAVLAASFYRHPSKSMTLIGITGTNGKTTTSYLIKAMYEAMGLRTGMLSTVGYYIYGDNKLESPHTTPDAVLVQKLMAKMVHNGTEALVMEASSHGLALGRCDKVDFDIAVFTNLTRDHLDFHGTEEEYRDAKAKLFARMVDPARHRKIVNIDDPNAAFFLAQGNPDVPIVTFAMENKSADVHPLKFQLSLFETQVLVNTPQGILEISSGLLGRHNIYNILAAVAVGIAVGAPLEDIVKGIEEVDAVPGRCELIDEEQAFGVIVDYAHTPDALSRLLDYVRELGPRRVITVFGCAGESDRGKRPIMAKIATDKSDVTILTSDNPKTEDPLDILDDMLAGVGWSMQDYLKHGENDYYPPLPNGHRLFLHDIRRVAVRCAVAMGEEGDIVVVAGKGHETCQIEGDKKEFFDDREECREALQYVDELHQAGIDTSEFPWRLPESH